The stretch of DNA ATCTTGCCGATCATCATCGTCGCATCGCAAGAAGCGATCCGCTCTGTCCCGGACGCCCTGCGGGAAGCGTCATACGGAATGGGGGCAACGAAATGGCAGACGATTGTGCATGTTGTCCTGCCATCCGCCATCGGCTCGATTTTGACAGGCAGCATCTTATCGTTCTCGCGCGCTATCGGAGAAACGGCGCCGCTCATCGTCCTTGGCATTCCGGTCATCGTCCACTTTCTACCGACCGGGCCACTGAGCACGTTCACTGCCTTGCCGATGCAAATTTACGATTGGGCTAAGCGACCGCAGCCTGAATTTGCCGACGCCGCTTCTGCCGGCATCATCGTGTTGCTCGTCATTCTCGTCTCCATGAATGCAGTTGCCATTTATTTTCGAAACAGATCAGAAAAAAAGCTCCAAAACCGATAGGAGGAACCTCCCGATGACTTTATTGAGAGACCGACAAGAAGAGAAACAGCTTCGCGTGGTGAAAAACACCAACTGGCAAAAGCCTGTCTATGAAACAAACGGCCTGAACGTCTGGTATGGCACGTCCCATGCGTTGAAAAATATCGATTTAACCATCAATGAAAAAGAAGTGACCGCCATTATTGGGCCTTCTGGCTGCGGAAAATCCACTTACTTGAAAACGTTGAACCGGATGGTCGAGAACGCGTCGGATGTGACGATATCTGGAAATATCACTTTGATGGGCAATAATATTCTCGGCAAGGCGATGCCCGTCGAAGAGTTGCGTTCGAAAGTCGGAATGGTCTTCCAAAAACCGAATCCCTTTCCGAAGTCGATCTATGAAAATGTGGCGTTCGGTCCGAAAATCCATGGCATCCGTAACAAATCCGTGCTGGATTCCATTGTCGAAGACAGTTTACGGAAAGCGGCTCTATGGGACGAAGTGAAGGACCGTCTCCATAAGAGTGCATACAGTCTTTCCGGCGGCCAACAGCAACGGCTGTGCATTGCCCGCTGTCTCGCAATTGACCCTGAAGTGATCTTGATGGATGAACCGACATCGGCCCTAGACCCTGTCTCCACCCATAAAGTTGAAGAATTGATCAATTCAATTAAAAACGATGTCACAGTTGCCATCGTGACTCATAATATGCAGCAAGCGGCCCGCATCTCCGACCGAACCGCATTCTTCCTGAATGGGGAAATCGTCGAATGCGACCGTACCACTACCCTCTTCAGCACACCTACCGATGAACGGACCGATGATTATATTAATGGCCGATTCGGTTGAATCAACCATAGAAAGTTATCCGCCCCACAAGAAGCGGATAACTTTTTTTATGTCCTCATGGTAGAATAGTAGACAACTAGAAGGGATTTCAAAAAGAAATGAGGACATTTTATGAGTAAAGGCGGGTTGCGGAGAAAATATCAACGCTCCACGTTGTTCTTGCTGATCATTTTGGCACCCATCATCTTCGGAACTTATTTATTTCTCCATCACGAGTGGGAAGACCTGGCTGCCAAACGACAAATTACCTATGAGAAGGCAATGGCAATGGAGGAGCTTGCCCGTTCTGTCCACGGCCTTTTTTTGAGGGCGCGGGGATATTACGCCTTCCAAATAGACGCCGAACTGGATGCCGCTTATGCGGAAATGGAAAACGTCCGACAAGCGATCGATCACTTACGGGCTAGCCAATTAAATGAAGAAGAACGGGATTTGATTGACGAAATTGAGGGGTTTCTCACCCACTACGAGGAAGTCACCCTTCCTTACGGCATTTCCCTTGTCCAAGCAAATGATTATGAAGGATTGCGGAAACTTTCCATTGGCGGCACGAATGATACCGTCAATAAGTTCATCGACTACTCGGAAAAATATAAGGAAAACCTCAATGACGGCCTTCTCAGCATGTTCGGAAAACTGACCAAGCAATTGAACCTGTTCTATCTCTACATCTTGCTTGGCGGGACGGTGCTGCTGCTCGCCATCCTCTGGGTCATCCGGCGGGTCATCATTGACATCATCCGACCGATTGAACAGATGAAGTGGGCAGCCGACCGGTATCAGGACGGACACGATTTCCAATTCAACCCAATCGAGCGGACAGATGAAATTGGCGCGCTTTCCGATTCATTCGCCCGGATGATCCATACGATCCATACGAAGGAAGATGAGTTGACGGCCCAAAACGAAGAACTCCTTTCCCAACAAGAAGAATTGATGGATAAGCAAACCCGCATGGAAACAGCGCTGTCCTCTGCACGGCACACTAAAATCCGGTTGGAGCGCTACAATGGGCTGAATCACCAATTGTCGTTTTCGTTGGACAAACAGGAAATTTTGGATATCGTGCTCCAATACTTTGATGAGTTATATAAACTCGATCTAGGGGCTGTCTGGTTGCCGCAGAGCGGAGAATACAGCTTGAAGGGTCTTTCGGATGAACGCTTCGAAAGTTTCAAGCAGGTGCAATTCGAGTATATTCAGCTACGATTAGGCAAGGAGCCTTACTTTGTGATGAAGCGGGAAGCGAATTACGAAAAAGGCATTTCCACTGGCCGGACGTATGTCTATGACTACTTTGCCGGGATTAAGGAACATTCGACACAACTCGGTGTAACCGTAGCTTTCTCGCGCATCGGGCGGCCGTTCTCGGAGGAAGATACGCTTGATATATATGGACTGCTCAAGCGGGTTGTGCTGGCGATCGACCGGGTGGAGCAATATGAAAAAGTCAACCGAGAGCGAATGCTGAGTCAGACGATCTTGGATAACATCAACGAAGGAATCCAATTCGTTTCAAAGGATGGCATGCAAGATATCTATAACAGATCTCTCTTCCGCTTATTCGAGTTTCCAAGCGAATCGGATACGCAAGGGGTCGACCCGGAAAAATGGCTCGACCATGCGTTGGACAAGGCGAGGGACGACGGCGAATTGAAGTCGTTTTTCAATGCAGCCCTCGATTCAGACATTGTTTCCCAAACGTCTTATCGAATTCCGGGAAATGACTTGAAAGTGATGAATGTATACAGCGTGCCCGTAATCATCGAGCAAGAACGGATTGGCACCATTTTCGTGCACCGTGACATTACCCAAGAATATGAAATCGACCGGATGAAGACAGAACTTGTTTCCACGGTGAGCCATGAATTGCGGACCCCTCTTTCCAGCGTGCTCGGGTTCAC from Bacillus sp. OxB-1 encodes:
- the pstB gene encoding phosphate ABC transporter ATP-binding protein PstB yields the protein MTLLRDRQEEKQLRVVKNTNWQKPVYETNGLNVWYGTSHALKNIDLTINEKEVTAIIGPSGCGKSTYLKTLNRMVENASDVTISGNITLMGNNILGKAMPVEELRSKVGMVFQKPNPFPKSIYENVAFGPKIHGIRNKSVLDSIVEDSLRKAALWDEVKDRLHKSAYSLSGGQQQRLCIARCLAIDPEVILMDEPTSALDPVSTHKVEELINSIKNDVTVAIVTHNMQQAARISDRTAFFLNGEIVECDRTTTLFSTPTDERTDDYINGRFG
- a CDS encoding ATP-binding protein — its product is MSKGGLRRKYQRSTLFLLIILAPIIFGTYLFLHHEWEDLAAKRQITYEKAMAMEELARSVHGLFLRARGYYAFQIDAELDAAYAEMENVRQAIDHLRASQLNEEERDLIDEIEGFLTHYEEVTLPYGISLVQANDYEGLRKLSIGGTNDTVNKFIDYSEKYKENLNDGLLSMFGKLTKQLNLFYLYILLGGTVLLLAILWVIRRVIIDIIRPIEQMKWAADRYQDGHDFQFNPIERTDEIGALSDSFARMIHTIHTKEDELTAQNEELLSQQEELMDKQTRMETALSSARHTKIRLERYNGLNHQLSFSLDKQEILDIVLQYFDELYKLDLGAVWLPQSGEYSLKGLSDERFESFKQVQFEYIQLRLGKEPYFVMKREANYEKGISTGRTYVYDYFAGIKEHSTQLGVTVAFSRIGRPFSEEDTLDIYGLLKRVVLAIDRVEQYEKVNRERMLSQTILDNINEGIQFVSKDGMQDIYNRSLFRLFEFPSESDTQGVDPEKWLDHALDKARDDGELKSFFNAALDSDIVSQTSYRIPGNDLKVMNVYSVPVIIEQERIGTIFVHRDITQEYEIDRMKTELVSTVSHELRTPLSSVLGFTELLLSKEMDGKRQKRYLETIHKEAKRLTSLINDFLDLQRMESGRQSYQMAEMNLSEVAKEVMDMFQVDETHSIAIVDKAIQPIITADHDKLVQVFTNLLSNALKFSPEGGNVRITITTEEDRAVVSVEDEGIGIPANQIDKMFDKFQRFDNSYSRKIGGTGLGLAICREIVEQHGGKIWIESEENIGTTVFFSLPLKALAKTELLSANSTR